Below is a window of Penaeus monodon isolate SGIC_2016 chromosome 26, NSTDA_Pmon_1, whole genome shotgun sequence DNA.
GAAGGTCTGTCCTTATTCCCCCATTTCTCCCAGAGGTTCTTCTCCGTCCTTGTACCTGTGTCAGTCCTCGACAGACTTCTCTTCTTCCCAAGGAACCTCCTCTGCTCTTCCTTGTAGCCTGCCTCCGCTCTGACCTATTTGCCCAGTTTTTCTCTGCACTCATGCATCCTGTTCTTAAGACATCTGCCTATCTCCCCTAGTCTGCCTCCCGCGCTAACCAGATTCTCCTCGGCAGCGTATCCTTCTCCCGACGACGCCCCAGTCTCCGCAGGGCCGCcgctcataccatcctctcctccccaggTTTTCTTCGGGAATCTTCTACCCGCGTCCGCACAACGGCGTCGGGGGATTCAAGCTGACTGTTCAGACCAGGCCGGCCGGTGAGAGGGTGTTATGTGTAATTATATCTTGATTGTTTCTGTGTGTAACTTTGAGTtgagttattttttccttttgtatttatttgtttatgttcatTTGTTGTATTCGtactgttaatgtttttttttttgcacaattgTTTCGTCTcactatctctcgtctctcccctcatcccttccctctcctctccccttccccttccccttcctctcccttacccctcccctctcctctcccctttcccctcccctctcctctcccctttcccccccctctcctctccctcactcctacccTCTGCCCTCCTGCAGAGATACTGCCGCCTCCTCCAAGGACCCTGAAGGTGGGCGAAATCTTGACCATAGTCTTGGGCTGCATTCTCGTCCTCACCATCTGTTGCTTTGTCTATTACATGTGAGTGTCATGTCCTACTAAGCTGTGTATGTTAGAATGGACGTAAATTGTACAACAGCTGCCTGTATTAAGTATATTAAATGCGTAGGACGTATTTGAATGGTATAACGAATGCGATTTTTagtctgcatttctctctctctctctctctctctctctctctctctctctctctctctctctctctctctctctctctctctctctctctctctctctctctctctctctctctctctctctcctctctctctctctctctctctctctctcttttcctccctctctcttcctctctctctcctcctctatctctctctctctctctctgtctctgtctctttctccctctctctctctctctctgtctctcttcccccgccctttttctcttctgtctctctctctctctctctcctcttttcccctcttctctctcctctcttctctctcctctccctctctcctctcttctctctctttcctccctcctctctcttatctcgctctctctctctctctctctctcttcttcctctctcctctctctctcctctttctcctcctccccccgctctctccttctctttctctctctgctttctctctttctctcctctcgctttctctctttctctccttctcctctcgtctcttcttttcctctcttctcttctctctcttccttctcttccccctcttctctctctctctcttctctctctctctccttctctctctcctctctctactctcctcttttcctcctctctctctctcctctcccctctctctctctctctctctctccttttcctctccttcttcctctttctctctctctctctctcctctctccattctctctctctctctctctcctctcctctttttcctccctcctctctctctctctctctctctctctcccactctcccctctcctctcctctctcttctcctctctctctcccttctctctcttcttccccctctctctccttctttctctctcttactctcttttttctctctctcttttactctctctctctccccttctacccctctctctcctcttttctctctcccctctctctctttcccccctcctctctcccctcttttctttctctctcttctctctcccctctccctctctctcccccctttcccctctctctctctctctcctcctctctctctcctcttctcctctcttttttctctctctctctttttctctcctctctctctctctctcccccttctctctctctgtcttctctctttttcttctccccctctcctctctcccttctctcctctcctccttctcctcctcctcctctctctctctccttttttttctctctttttcctccttcgccctctctctctcttcctctctctctctctctctcctccccctttcctctttctctctctcttttctctctcccctctctctctctctctcccccttctctcttctctctctcccccctctctgccctctccccctctctctcctcgcttttctcctctctctctctctctctctcctctctctctcttcttcttctccttcccctctcctcccctctcccccctctctctctctctctcgcacccctctctcttctctctctctctctctctctctctctctctctctctcttcctctctctctctcctctctcctctctctcttccttctctcctctctcgtctctctctctctcctctctctctctctctcccctctctctctctctctctcctcctctctctctctttctctctctctccccctccccctctctctctcctccttctctctctctcctctcttcccctctttttcctctctctctctccccctccccttctctctcccctcctcctctctcccccctctccctctctctcttctctctctctcctctctctctctctctctctctctctctctctctccccttttccccctctctctctctctctctctcccctctcttctctttctctctcttctctttctctctcttctctttctctctcttcattttctctctctctcccctctctctctcctctctcttttccttccctcctctctccccctctctctctctctcctctttttctcccctcttctctctctcctctctctccccctccctctctcctccctctcttctctttctctctcttcactttctctctctctctctctttttctctctcgtctctcttctctctcatctctctctctctctctctcttctcttttccctcctccctcatccctccccccctccctccctcctcctccctctctcctccctcctccctctcccactctctgtctttctctttctcattccctttctctctctttctctttctcattccctttctctctctctctctatctctctctctctctctctctctttcttttctttctctccctctttcttttccctattcctctccctcttcctctcccactccctctccctctcctctccctctcctctcctctccctctcctcccccttctctccccccctctctctcccctctctctcgtctcttttctcctctctctctctctcttttttcccctctctctctctctctcattctctctctctcattctctctctctcattctctctctctcattctctctcttattctcccattctctcattccttttacCCGTGCGTTCTCCCTCCTCGGGCCAGCATGAAGCGGCACCGGTTAGAGCGGCGCTGGATCTTGCAGCGCGAGGTGATGCAGCAGCGCCTCGCCAGCCACCACGAGggtgagagggcgggggggggggggggtcgaggactATTTCTTTCTGTCATGAAACTCATTTTGCGTACAGAGAGGGCTTTTCCGCTAAGTAGTAGAACAGTATGCAttcgaaaaaataatgatgatgatgttgatgatattgatggtagtagtagtgatTATGGTGAAGTTAATGCTGACATCGTTCGAGCTGAAGATAACTGGTCTTCCTTTACCCTTAATCAGCGAACTTGACGTCCATGCTGACCGGCCTCGAACTCGTTCGCCAGACTGGGTTGGCGAGGCCgctcgggggggcgggggggtcatCGAGGACCCGCCTCCCGCTCCCgacggaaaagaaggaagggcCAGACGCCCCCGGAGGCCAGTACCAGCCCTACCGACCCGCCCCTccgcccaccctccctcccacaccctacGGGCGCCAGGTAGGCCCGCCGGTCGTTGGCTCTTGAGGCTGGACGCGCGCCCTCGCAGCCTCCGAAGTTTTAGAAATTAGagaatgaccatcatcatcatcatcatcatcatcatcatcatcatcatcatcatcatcatcatcatcaccctcatcatcatcatcaccatcatcatcatcatcaccatcatcatcatcatcatcatcatcatcatcaccctcatcatcatcatcaccctcatcatcatcatcatcatcatcaccatcatcatcaccctcatcatcaccatcatcatcatcatcatcaccctcatcatcatcatcatcatcatcaccatcatcatcaccctcatcatcatcatcatcatcaccctcatcatcatcaccatcatcatcatcatcaccatcatcatcaatcatcaccctcatcatcatcaccctcatcactcatcatcatcaccctcatcatcatcaccatcaccctcatcatcatcatcaccctcatcatcatcaccatcaccctcatcgccaccatcaccatcaccctcatcatcaccatcaccctcatcctcatcatcaccatcatcatcccatcatcaccatcaccctcatcatcatcatcatcatcatcactgttattattgttattacaattttgtCCTTATCTTTTATTGCTTCCCTTGCTTCGTCTTGCAGGCAAATGCGGTTGGAAACGAGGATGAAATGCCTTTGTACATGGAACTGGAGCAGCTTAAGATGAAAGACTCGGGAGTTTGCTTCTTGGAGCAGTCTGCATGTCGGTTGCTTTGtggtgtgcgtgctgcgtgtgtgtgtgtgtgtgtgtgtgtgtgtgtgtgtgtgtgtgtgtgtgtgtgtgtgtgtgtgtgtgtgtgtgtgtgtgtgtgtgtgtgtgtgtgtgtgtgtgtgtgtgtggggtgcatgtgtgtgtgtgtgtgtgtgtgtgtgtgtgtgtatgcgtgtgtgtgcgtgtgtgtgcgtgtgtgtgcgtgtgctcgcgcgcacgcgcgcctgtgtctgtgcttgtatctgtctgcgtctgtgtctgtctgtgtgtgcgctaCATGTTATCAAATACATTTGAATAAATATTTTCGTGGTCTTCTTGACATTTAATTATCATCAAGTAATTGTTTTTCATTACCTTCTTGAGGTCACTCCTCGTCGGCCGGTGACACGCCCAGAGGAGGACGCCCTTCGACCAACATCACGGTGTCAGACAGCTGTTCTTGTGCGCATTCTGCGTGCCAGGCGTGCGTTTCTCCACGCCAAGGCACTGCGCCCTGCCACGCGAGCCGGAAGCCTCCGCGACAAGCCTCTACAAACCTGCTGAACCCCGCCGTGAACACAGCCAGTCCGACCTACATTTGCGCCAACGCTCTGGACGGCTCCGTGACCTCGGCGGACGCTGGGGAGAGCAGGGCCTCGGGCAGCCCCAGCGGCGACTCGAAGTGCCACCGCCCCAGAGGCCTCTCCCAGTCCTCCTTGCTCTACCCGAAGCTCTCCCTGTCTCCCGCGGAGGCAAGGACGCCGGCCTCGCTCTCCTCCAGCTGGTCCAGGAGGCGGTGTCACAGGGCCTCCCACGCCGAAAACCACAGCAGCGGCCTGTTGTCCCCCTCAAGGAGCTGGTAGTGATGTCCCACGGAAAGGGGGCCGGTGAGGAGGCATCCCGAGGAATGAGGAGCCAGATCTCTAGCGGCAGCATCACGGCCTTCGCGAAGGGTGACGCTTCCAGAAGACCGCACGAGCCAAAGGTCAGTTTGTAGCAGTTTCAGGCACGGGGAGATCGTTCAAGTTTTGGAGTGGGATATGGGTGCTTTATGTGCAGTCTGTGGAAAAGTTCGTGTGTCCACATCAGACAAAAAGGACATACTTAGCAACGTGTAATTATAAATTCAATAAACTCCAcagtatgaaaatttttattggtgggctcttttactttttaaagtaGTTGGGGCCGTAACTCAATTTATTACTCTTTCCTGATTATAATTGATTTATTTTGCCATTGGCTGATCATTGTTCAAAGGTAGTCCATGGCAGCCATTGCCTGTCGATAAATCAGACCACTAAATATAACCACTCCGTGTCAATGTTTGTTCGTATAAATTAGGGGAGGGGACACcgagtgttttcttttcttcttgcttgCCAAATTCAAGCTGACGTTTTCCCATTCCACACAGGCTGTCGAGGAGAACCACAGTCGAGCAGGCAGCCAAAGCTGCGAGGAGCGAGAACGAGCCCAGAGCAGTTTGGAAAGCGTCTTCTTTAGCGGTTCGTCttgccccccccttctctctctctctctctctctctctctctcctctctcctctctccttttctctctcccctcctctcctctcttctctctcctctctctctcctccccctctcctcctttctctcctctctcccctctctccctctcctctctcttctccctctctctctctcctatttctctccccctttctcctctctctctcctcctcttctcttctctctcctctttttctctcctctcttctctctcctctttctctctctctctctccccttctctcctcctttctctctctctctcttctccctctctctctccttcccctctctctctctctccttcccgttctctctctcttctctcttcttcctcttctcttctcctctttttcttctctttcccctctctctctctctcgttctctccctctctctctctctcccttcctctttttctctctttcccctctctcctctcccttctctctctctcccctttctctcccctctctcctcccctttcttcttcctctctctctctctctctctccccccccctttttctctctctctctccccttttcctcctctctccttttcctttttcctctcttttcctctctcctctctcccctctctttctctttctctcctccctcccctccctccccccctccctccctcccccccctccctccctccctccttctcccctctctctccccctccatctggCTGCTATGTGCGTGCACAGATTTGATTACcgattttttctgaatttttttctttcggcTGCTAATCCGTCGCCCACAGCAGGTCCCCCCGACGGGCGGCATGGCGGGGTTTGGTGCCCTGTTGGGGCCCACCCCCCTCCCCGGGAAAGGCCCATCACTCCGCCCACTCACGCCCAGCCTCTCGCGCCCAACTCTCCAAGTCGTGCGGGGATGTATCGCCGCCCGCGGACGCCACGCTGGTCTGCCCTCtggcctctccccttcccctccctgtctctccctctctgcctcgccCTCTGGCCTCCCCCCGTTCCCTCTCTGCCTCGCCCTCTGGCCTCCcgttctctgctctccctctggcttctcccctttaaaatatataattattatatatatatatatatataaaatatatgtatattttaaaaagtatatatatatattttaattactaaaaaaaaaaaaaaaaaaaaaaaaaaaaaaaaaaaaaaaaaaaaattttaaacaaaacaaccccaaaaaaaacaaaaaaaaaccacacacacaacacacacaaaaaaaaaaaaaaaaaaaatatatataattatatataaaaattaaattttatatattttaatattatatatatattttttatttatatatatatatatattatatttatattttaataaatatatatatattctataattatctatatatattttcactatatattcataattcccatatatatatataaaattttttttaaaatatcttatattatttttatctatatatatttctttttttatttattatatatatattatataataattatctatttttatttatattaatatctttttttatctatatatatttattatatttttatattttaaaattttaaaatttatttaaaattttaaaattttatttatctaatttatataatatatatattaataatatttattatattatatattatatatatatattttaatatatatatatatatatatttatatattaaatataaaataatattataattatatatatatatatttatatatatttaaaaatataataatattattgttatttataataataataatattaaattatttaatatatatataatttttatatatattaatatataatttaatttaaaaattatatattaaaatatatataaatattttaatatttttttaattatatattttatataattttttattatatttttttaaaaattattttataaatatattgattttttattatatatatattatttatatatttatattaattaatattattttattaggaatttttatatttaatattataaatattcaatataattatatatatattatttatttcttatattaatcatgatatattttatattatattatatataacacagaaaatatataatatatattaaaatatatatttatatatatatttatttatgtctttttatatatatatatatatatatatatatatatatatatatattcatgtattatatatatatatattataattattattattaaaataaaatacaaaatttattttattaacactacaaaattttatatcaatatatatattactatatacacaatatttcctttatatttttgttaatatgttttgcacaatacacacatataaatgtacatatattatatatatatatataatatatatatataacacatatatatatatatatttataaaatattttatattatatatatatatattattattttatatttatataatatatctattactatatatataatatattatgtatataattatatatgtatatatatatatattatatactgaaatattatatataatctatatatttattatatatattatctatatatatatattttatatattatattatgtgtgtactttatattgttatatgtgttacataaactttatatatacacaataatggaaatatatgtgtatatatgatatatatatatgatataaatctatgtatgtgttaatatatatatgtatgtatttatatatatatatatatatatattaatataatatataaatatataatatattctatattgttggtggtggtgtgtgtgtgtgtgcgtccgtgcgtgcgtgtgtgcggcgtgcgtgcgtgcgtgcgtgcgagcgagcgagcgagcgtgcgtgcgtataaATGATTCCGTGCGGGCGTGGACTCCTCCGCCACAGCCGCCTTTTGCTTGCACCCGGGGCGTCGCTGGACGTGCCCCCTCGGACCCGAGCCTGCCGCGGGAAGCCCTGGACGCCCGCATCTGCCCCGCCCTCCGCCGCGTCTCCGAGATGTTCGTGGGCTCAGTGCCTTTCATGACGGCCCCGGGAGAGGAGTCCTCCCCCCCGCCGCGCCCCGCGACGGacgcagagggagggaagggcgtcCGTGTGGACGCCGCACGCCGCCCTCCGCTCCTGCTTCGTCTCCTCTGCGCACGGCTACACGCCCTTCAAGTAAGCAAGGTCATCCTGgaagcacacacgcaagcaaggtctatataggtatatacttatTTAGCCTTGCACGtaagcgcacacgcacgcgcacacgcacacgcacacgcacacgcacacgcacacgcacacgcacacgcacacacacacacacacacacacacacacacaccaacacacacacacacacacacacacacccacgcacacgcacaccaaaacacacaacacacacacacacacacacaccacacacaccacaccaccccacacacacacaccacacacacacacacacacacactatatatatatatatatatatatatatatatatattttatatatatatatatagtatatatatatacatacatatatataaaatatataacatatatatacatatacttacatgtcatgtgcatgtacatgtcatacacatacactacatataccattatatatataaaattttattatatatatatattttatatatatatatatattatatcatacatacatacatacatacatacatacatacctacactacatacatatacatatatataccctacatatacatgcatgccatgcatatatatatattttatatataatatatatatatatatataatacatacatacatacatacaatacatacatatcatacatacatacatacctatataaaatatatatatataatatataaaatatataatatatataataatagatagatagatagatttaaaaaatagatagatattaatatataatattttttatctacacatatatacaaaacatacagtatatatttatatatatatatatctatattaatatatatatatatatatatatatattatatatatatatatattatacacacacacacacacacacacacacacacacacacacacacacacacacacacacacacacacacacacacacacacacacacacacaccacacacacacacacacacacacaaaacacacacacacacacacacacacacacacacacacacacacacacacacacacacacacacacgtatacatactcatacatatacatacacatacgcatacgcatacatacatacatacatacatacatacatacatacatacatactgtatacacacacatacgcacacacacatacgcacacacacacacaccacacacacacacacacacacacacacacacacacacaccccaccacacacacacactatatatatatatatatatatattatatatatatatatatatatatatatatttatttatttatttatttatttacttatctacctatatttatacacatgttaatgtgtatgtatatacttacagtatatatatatatatatatatatatatatatataaaatatatatatatatatatatatatatatatatatatatatattattgtggtgtgtgtgtgtgttgtgtgtgtggtgtgtgtgtgtggtgtgtgtgtgtgtgtgtgtgtgtgttgtgtgtgttttttttatgtatacatacatacatacaaactgtgtgtgtgtgtgtgtgtgtgtgtgtgtgtgtgtgtgtgtgtgtgtgtgtgtgtgtgtgtgtgtgtgtatacatacatacatacaaacaatgtgtgtgtgtttatctgtattgatctgtatatatgtatatatgcatatatatatatatatatatatatatatatatatatatatatatatatatatatgtatatatgtatatgtatatgcatatgcatatgcatatacatccattcatatacatgtattggTAACTATACTCTTACAAATATCCTTTGGTGCCCCGTAGGTACAATCGCTTCGACGGCGGCGGCGCGGACTGGGCCCCCGGAGCCTCTGTCGCAGAAGTCTCGCTGTTCGGAGGGCGGCGCGAGGTCCTAGAtggcgagagggaaaaggggctTTATTAAATCAGCTGATTGAAGAGAGaatatgggggagagagagagagagagagagagagagagagagagagagagagagagagagagagattgaagattgAATAATTTAAGCAAACGACGCATTtgatcaaagaaaacggaaatgacGTTGTCCATAGATCCTGGTTCCTCTGACTGACAGTGTTGATGCTATGTCGTTTTTGTTGCTTTGCAATGATCGCACTTTTATATGTGTTTCTGTAAGGAGGTGGAAATATAATTTGGCAAGTTACCTTTCTGCTCGTTAGTttacaatattataattgtttacaAGGTTAAGATTTTGTTCtcttagtattttatttataccTCATATGGTTTCGAATTCTAAGGTTTTAATATAAGTAGCGttacgttttcttttgtttctcattGTTTTGTTTGCCTTTGGTTGTTTTCTTAATAATGTTGAAATATGAAGTTTCGGTAGCAAAATgtcaaatataaaaatcataataaaaatacgaagttatgatgtatttgttttgttcATGAGCCTGATTTACACACTGATTTACGCGGTGAGTCATTCACTCAAACacttcagtttatatatatatatatatatat
It encodes the following:
- the LOC119590017 gene encoding uncharacterized protein LOC119590017, encoding MRVSDHETVHISSPEYPDYSDAAVCHWRLAVSPPLRLAHFALNFSSFRLPSPDDRGLCTRSVLEVDEVPDDKRDFVSKSVKSMCGSAVPEPFVVTARAIVLRFSSGIFYPRPHNGVGGFKLTVQTRPAEILPPPPRTLKVGEILTIVLGCILVLTICCFVYYIMKRHRLERRWILQREVMQQRLASHHEANLTSMLTGLELVRQTGLARPLGGAGGSSRTRLPLPTEKKEGPDAPGGQYQPYRPAPPPTLPPTPYGRQANAVGNEDEMPLYMELEQLKMKDSGVCFLEQSACHSSSAGDTPRGGRPSTNITVSDSCSCAHSACQACVSPRQGTAPCHASRKPPRQASTNLLNPAVNTASPTYICANALDGSVTSADAGESRASGSPSGDSKCHRPRGLSQSSLLYPKLSLSPAEARTPASLSSSWSRRRCHRASHAENHSSGLLSPSRSW